ATGAATTTTCTTCTGGATTTATCCGGAAGTGCATTTACATCAAAATCATCCGTAACGCCTTTCACGAATTCGTGATGGGCTGATTCAACAGATGAAGGCTTTTGATTATACTGGTTTAAGCTTTTCCAGAATTTTGGTTTAGTATTTTCCATCTACTTATCACTCCGTTTGGTACGTGGAACAGCAAGAGGATGAATTATTACTTTTGGCTTATTTCCGATTTCGGAAGAAGTACCATCATTTCCGGCTAAAAGCTTAAACGGAACAAACTGGCTAGCAAATGCACCAACTGCACCTGCCCCAATAAGTCCGAAAAACTTTCTACGGTTTTGCTTCATAACTCTATTCATTTATTTCTTGATAAATTTCTTATTTCTTAACGATGACAAGCATTACAATTGTCAGGACCTTTCTGGGTAAACTCCCGGTTAGGCTGTGGAATAATTGTTGTTTCAGGGTTTCTATGGCAATCAAGACAACTTGCCATCGTAAATGACCTTACCTGACTTACAACTTCCATCTCCCGAACATCGCCATGGCAGTTTGCACAATCAATACCCTTAGTGACGTGAGATGCATGATTGAAATATGCATATTCAGGTACCCGGTGAATTCGTTTCCATGGAATTGGTTCTTCGTTTTTGTAATACTCGGTGAGTTTGATAATCTCGGGCTTATCTGTACGTGCAACTGTATGACAATTCATACAAATGCTTGCAGCAGGTATGCTGGCGTGGCGTGTTTTGGTAACACTTGTGTGACAATATTGGCAATCTATAGCCATATCGCCTGCATGAAGTTTATGCGAAAATTTAATCGGTTGCTCGGGTGCATACCCAACACCGTCTCGCTCAGGTTTTGCAATAAAATAGGTCAGAGCAAATGACATAAGTATTACAAATACCGTTACAGGTAGTTTTACCTTGAGTGCGTAATCCAGTATCTTTTTTTTCACTTTCTGCCTGTAAAAAGTTTCTAATTTAGTTTAATAATTATTTTTCGATTTGAAATACACTAAGCAAAATTAAGTTAAGTAATATGTATCGAATTCGTTAAAATTATATTTTACGAACTTGTGCATTTATGTAAGAAATATGCATATATGTACAAATGTAAAAATAACTTTTTTTAAAATTGCATTGCGTATCATTGCAAAATAACACTTAATTTTATTTTACACAACACTAATTATTATGTTATTTTTTTTATTGTAAGTAAAGTATGCTAATCTAATTTTACTATCTATATGTAAAATAAACTATCTAAAGTAATCAATGACAGCACTCAGGTACTTGTTCACTAATTACCTGATCTGTAAGTTTTGGACTGATATAAGGAATTCCAAGTGAAAGTCCGCGTAAAATCATTAAAACAGCAACAATTGCAACACCATAGGGAATTGCTTTTGTTAATTTATTTCTGAGACTAATTGTAAGAAGATTTTTTGAAAAATAAAGCAAAGCCATCATTGGAACAGTACCGACACCGAAAGCAGCCATATAAAGTCCTGCAGTCAATACACCATCTGCAGCAAAAGAACCTGCAAGGGCGATGTAAACCAGCCCGCAAGGGAGTAATCCGTTTAGTAATCCAAGTGTAAAAAGTGACAATATGCTTTTAGCTTTAAAAAATTCCTGAAACTTACTTTTAAGTCTTCCGACAATCTTACCAAAGAATCTCATGTCATTAACACCTTGATAATACTTTCGTGGGATTATCAAAAAAAGTAGCATCAAAAAGCCTGTAGCGATAGATACATATTCCTGAAAACCCGCAAGACGAAGGGGGGCTCCAACAAATCCAAGAAGAATCCCCATAGCCGTATATGTAGCAACTCTTCCAAAATTATAAACAAGACTTTCAGCTGCTACTCCGGCTTTTGTGGTGCTTCGGTGCGGAATTGCAATAGCAATTGGTCCGCACATTCCAAGACAATGGAAGCTGCCCAATATACCGAGTGCAAATCCTGCTCCTACTTCAATCATTTTTTCATCCGAAAATTAATTAATTACAAGAACCTGTTCATTATAATATGTCGTATCACCGACTGCCCAATCAACCTTAACTCTCCACATTCCCTTTTCAAGATTAGACGAGCC
This is a stretch of genomic DNA from Ignavibacteriota bacterium. It encodes these proteins:
- a CDS encoding cytochrome c3 family protein, whose protein sequence is MKKKILDYALKVKLPVTVFVILMSFALTYFIAKPERDGVGYAPEQPIKFSHKLHAGDMAIDCQYCHTSVTKTRHASIPAASICMNCHTVARTDKPEIIKLTEYYKNEEPIPWKRIHRVPEYAYFNHASHVTKGIDCANCHGDVREMEVVSQVRSFTMASCLDCHRNPETTIIPQPNREFTQKGPDNCNACHR
- a CDS encoding sulfite exporter TauE/SafE family protein gives rise to the protein MIEVGAGFALGILGSFHCLGMCGPIAIAIPHRSTTKAGVAAESLVYNFGRVATYTAMGILLGFVGAPLRLAGFQEYVSIATGFLMLLFLIIPRKYYQGVNDMRFFGKIVGRLKSKFQEFFKAKSILSLFTLGLLNGLLPCGLVYIALAGSFAADGVLTAGLYMAAFGVGTVPMMALLYFSKNLLTISLRNKLTKAIPYGVAIVAVLMILRGLSLGIPYISPKLTDQVISEQVPECCH